Below is a genomic region from Zerene cesonia ecotype Mississippi chromosome 6, Zerene_cesonia_1.1, whole genome shotgun sequence.
ACCACCAAAATTGCTAggtaatataaatcatttacgACGTAATTAGACATTTTGCTTAGAAAAATTTTTGTACTTTGCAGAATCAGTCACttcagtaaataataatgctaGTGAAGATGCAATAAACTTATTGAAACAATCAATCGTCTATGATTcaggattaataaaaaaatctaaaagagAAGTGCTAGCGAATcatcgtaaaataaaacatcatgagaaaaacataaaagtcaatgatgatgatatgctAATAAGATATAACGAACTCATTAAAATCTTAGCGTGggatttaaaagatttaaagtTGAACGAGAAATTTCACTGTGGCCGCAATTTAACTTCGATTTTAACTTCAAGTcgtttattcatttttctCATATTTGCATTAATCAATTCCAATTAAACGTCACAGACACTCATTGTTatcttttgaattatatattaaaatctctaAGAATGTGGAACGTGTTtgcaatttgtttatatattaattcttttaaaaggACCTATTGATTTGAATGAATCATGTTGAAGTCCAAATTAATATAGAGATAAATTTTGCGATCAGAAGGAAAAAATTGActccttatatatttttgcattcATAATGCCATGGTGCCCTCATTCTTAAACGAATGTACAAACTTTGCTGCGGCTCCTTTTTACCAACATCAGAAAAGGTTACAATCACTTTTTTATGCACTAGAAATtgagaaaatactttttaacaagTAATTAGAACGACTATAAAAaggtaacaataaatttaggtTTTTCTCTTTTGTCAAAAATAGTGTCTCTTGAAAGTTAGTGTTGACGATAGAATTTAGGCATGTTTAAGGAATCAGCCCGTATCCTATAAGAGAACACATTTGAATAAGAGCTATGATTTCAGACTGtatttcaattcaatgttTTAGTTGTGTCTATTTCACAGCAATTGCTCCCCAAATGCTATTTACTAACCCATACCCATACAAACGAGGTAGCAGATGAATGAGTAAAATACGACTAGCTTACGATAATTAATTCCTGTATTATACTCCgttttaagttaatttacaTTTGTGTACCTCGATAGATctgatgttaataataatgatatttattatttatttatatgtaatagtttcaataaaaaatagttatttagatatatcggcatttcaaattgaaacgTCTTTCTACTACATATACAGATTTGgttagaaataatttgttttctacaaataagtttgttttatatatagatatattttattttattattgtattgtattttataccggatttatttgtaaagcCGTGGGTACATAAATTAACTAGTTACTGTACGTATTAACATATAACTACAGtgtgtagatttttttattattttatgtgcgATAGTGGAGTTTCGTGGATAAGACCTTAACAGAAATTAAaggttcaaataaattaatgcaactaggaatatactttatttcaaacaaatttgtCATAGCGTactaaaacaaagaaaaacgaGAATGAATAATAGACCTATATCGTAATGCATACGATAGCTACTGTTACACGGGCATTTGCCTTGcattgtcattttatttgtattccacctttctataattttgcgtaaaactaaataaaataaatcaccatAAGATAATGTATTATAGCTTTCAATTTCTCTTTTAAACATTCTCTCAGATTTACCACCATTCTTTGAGCTGGATACAAGATCACTAtctcttttatttcttaaataatcaTCATCGCAGCTACAATATTCTGAATTGGTTTCATCTTCCTTTTGTAGGTTACTGTTTTCGTTTTCCATATTTTCACTatcaagtattttaattaatgtattttttagagGAAATTCTGTAGACAGAGATACAAGTTCTTGATTAGAATCCCGTCTTCGAACATTTAAGGAGCGTTTTTCACAGTAATCTTCGTCATTGCCCTCGTCCACTTCAGGTTCAGTACTTGGCGTTGGTAAAGTATCCATTTTGTTTCTGTGCATATAGTCGCGGGTGCAAGTAGATGTTCTAGTACAACCTTCGACATATCCTGGTGGCGTTCGTGATCCTCTGTTACCAATATCGGCGTTTCCTTCATTTTCGCCTGATGAAGCAGCGGTCCACGTACACGTTAGTTTCCTAGTACAATGTTTTAAGCGAAGGAACGGTGTATTTGCAGTGTATTCAGAGGTGCTGGATTCAGTTTCAGTTGCAGGTGCTGCTGTTGTAGCTTCATTAGATCGCCTGGCATTGTAGTCACTAGCATTGAGTTTTCTGAGTCGCAGCAATTCatcaaatgataaatatttttcagtagGGTGTTTTATATTGCCTGTAATTGCGATGGTTATTGGCTCCGTagcaagttttattttttgtgtacttGGCGTCATCGGACGTCGTTTGCgagtttttttatgtggtaATGTTGTGTATCGCATTGACTTTAACTGAGGTTGTCTGCTGTACTGATCTACTTGCCAAAATGGTTTAAAAGTCACTGGATCATCAGTTTCCCTTCTTATTCTATCtctgcaaaaaatatttattccttatttttgttttttattatatttatcactaaaacaacaaaaatattcaattattgtttcataCCTATATTGATGAGGCGTTTTAATTCCATGTGTAGatttcttttgtcgatttaaatttaatttccatgAATTATCGTCATAATCTGTTTTTGAAAATGGCTTTAGGCGTTCCGCTTTTAACGCTCCGTTATTTCGCATACCTTCATAGGAATCATCATAAAAGTCTTCAGTAGCAATTTCTGCTCTTTGCGAGTTTAAATTGCGTCTCATATCTAAACACGAGCCCGTGTTGTCTATGTCAGGACATTTACAGTTATTGTATTGTGAACAGCAATTTGGATTTGTAGCACAAGTTACGCTAAGCGTACTGCAGTGACATTGTGGTGAAGTATTATCACAGGAATGCGTGGTAAGTTGACATCCCTGTTTTACTGGATTGCAAATATTCCTCTGGCCTCGAGTGCACTGCTTAATTGGGGAAACCACGGCTAAACACGAGGGTGTAATGCAGTCGTTTAAATTATGCGTTTCCGATTTTCTAGTGCATTTTCTGTTTCCACTAATATCGTTGTTATGACGTCTATAAAATTCGTCCGTGAGTTCGTAAGTTGGTGTTGTGGTATACTCATATCttctaaagtttttattattttgttctgGATGTAAATAGTCCAGCTGAAGTGTATGATCGTGGCCATGATAAACCCTAGAATGTCCTCTTTCTTTATGTTGAAAAAATCCATCATGATATCTCGAAGCATTTGGTGGGCGTCCCCAATAATTAGGATTATCTCTCTTCAATGCTAAAAAGGAACTAGCATCTGAACTTTGTACTTTCATATTGCATACAACTActgttattaattgaaaatataataccgTGTGAGCTGTTATGAACATGTTGCAACTTCGGAGCTTTATGTTGTTGAGTATCATTTTCTTTGAATGTATTTGAGTTATTGTTGATGGGATATCTCTCActtgttattgaataaataatcctTAGAAAACTGGTAGACGAAGCCACATTTGTAATATCTGAGGAAAATTAGTCGATCAATGTTTATAGCAAAACGTAACATACTTAAAAGAATTAACCCtatacagaaaaatatttaaggttCCTGTACAAAAGGTTGTTAAACACAATTGAAATAGTTCAGGAATTAACGATATGTTTGAAGAAATATCAAAGTAAAGAGTGTTTTTATCAAGATAACTATCTCgcgctgcgccccgcagtttcacccgcgtaagttcgtatcccgtaggaatatcgcgataaaaagttgcctatatgttattccagttgtccagttgtggTAGTCGTTtcatatgtggtagtcgagcacgcttcggcacgaattgggccagctcgcaccggggaagtaccacacccccacagaagaccggcgtgaaatagcattctgctgtgtttcgttcggtgagtgggggagccggaggcccgtatccttttccttccccttcccagtcccttcctttattcctctcgccaatccttcctaatcccttcccaatttaaagtcggcaatccatttgtagaggcgtaaggtctgtaatcgactttacgcctctacaaatgttcatgggcggtggtagcgcttaccatcaggcgtcccaccagctccattgccgactgtgacataaaaaaaaaaaaaaaaaaaaaaaaagttgtctatgtaccaaatttcaatgcaatcggttcagcagttattgcgagaaagagtaacaaacacacacacacacatccttacaaactttaagattaataatattagttggattagtaggataggataggataaaaGTAGAcctattcattattaaatgaattcaatTAATCTCAATAGATGTGTACGTTCTAAATACTAACCCTTTTTTACTTCTGTGATACAGCATAAACCAGGAAACTGAAGATCAACAGCCATTCCATCATCACATTGTGTTCCCGGGTAACCTATTATATAGAGTGGACGTCTTTGCACATTACCTCCAGgagaaaaattacaaacgaGCCTATCCACTGGTTGAAGATTAATCtgaaaaataacatctattacaATTTGCTTCCACCATAATACGCGTTAATTAtccacaattattatattttaagaaaccCTTACTGAAATGCTTGAATgggtactaatattatgtattcaagAGTCTGTCTGTCTTCCTGTCTACTTCCACGGTAAAATAACAGCACcgtattatatgaaatttggcatgaaAATAGTGATAAATCCATTGACTAGGGATTTaataggttattttttaaatagggaATGgagatatttacattttggCAGCTTGTTAAACCGAGGGTCACacttaggtatatatatattgaatatatgaaTACTGTATATAAAAGACTTTTcagcggattttaaacgcgatttattcattatattttttatacccgCCGCTTCACGGGGACCCCGGAAGCGCGGTCACGTATCCCTGTGACCACGCTTGCTGTAAAGTGCTCGAAGCTTATAAGCTGAAGAGCTGGTTTGTTTAGCTGTTTGTATGTACGctataatctcaggaactgatGAACTAATttcgataaaattttgtataaatagtttgagattcgaataagttttaatatcgGAAATCCTCCGGAAGCGGAAACAAACTAATGCCTTGACTAAAAagctaatatcctactaatattataaatgcgaaagtttgtaaggatgtgtgtgtgtttgttgctctttcacacaaaaaccgcggggcgcactaattatattataaatagtccACAAAGCTTGCGGGTGGCCTATTTGCGCTTTAACGTTAAGTTATTATATCTTTACAAAGAGAAACTTCGCGTTTCTTTGTATTTTGCATAGAGTCTACTAAGTGTCACTTAAAGACCGGCAAAGAACCtgtaacacctctagtgttacaagtgtttatgggtGGTGACTACTTAGCACACTATGTGGTGcacctttgcttgctctgtcGTGACAAAATGACATTGCTATATTCTGTTGATGCGATATGTAAACTTGAGGTATGATTTGTGTTACCGTAGCAGATCTTGATAGCGTTTCGGTTTGTATATTCTGGGAAAGTTTCAGAGCAATTGTAGGAGCATCGTTTTGTTTgcttaatgtatgtattaaaacCAGTATGTTCATTGTTAGTTGAAATGTGCGCAGTTTGTGCATTTATGCTTTCATATCTTGTGTTCTTAATTGTTTTGTCAAAGAGTCTTTATAATAGGTAAAGTggaaatgtgaaaaaattttaaaacagagTAATTGCTTCTTACTTTATAACTtagtatgaaatttaataggCAATGAAACGGGAGGTAAAAGGCAAATAAGTACGTGGTtactatagttaaaataaggTAGATATCGAGGTTTATATGCGACTTCACACTTGTCTCTAGTTCTTAGCAATAATCAATTATGTGGCCAATATACCTACAATCAGTTCACCGCTATCCTGCTGCAGTGGTTAATCGTGAGCGTACAACAGAGGgttcctgggttcgattcttGGTGgtgacatataaataaaaagtctaGGACTGGCAGGATAAAGACACCTGATCACTgactttttcattaaaaaacgATCAGTAAATCAGATCTGGTTCATACTCCACTAGTGGACACGGGCCTTCAATTTTACACATTTGATGTATCATAAGATAATTTGTACTCTACCAAATGCCTTAAAACACATTAGAGTCCCACGAGAAGACTTGTAGACTACGCATCGTAAGTTAATTATTCCATTTGCTTCATCCTCCCGTGCCTTATTAAGTCTAACATGTTAAATTATACAGAACTGCCTTCGAGATATTTACATTAACTTTACCAAGAGCATAATATTAACCTTGCTAATTCGTATATTAGTGCGCAAGTTTCATTACGACGTTTTTCTCCAATGACTATATACATAGTCACCCATACAAGAGGATACCCTCTTAAAAcatctatgtaaataaaattgatattccAAATGTGCTGCTGAGCGCAAAATTCGAGAATCCGCTAATTTCAGAAAattcttttatcatttttattaaggcGCAAAggtatctaaataaataacactcaAAGGTTGACTGACaaagtgatctatcaacgcacagacCAAACCGCTGGACGGGTCGGGCTGAAATTCGGCATACacatagatgttatgacgtataCAACCACAaataaaggattttgatgTATACTACCCAAGAGGATAAAATAgcggatgaaattttgtaccatcatattttatttcgtccCCGCGTACggagctgcgggcaacagctatttaaaaataatacctctattatatattaggttACTCCTATTTGTGTTAAATACTAACATAAAAACGCGCTCTTCCACAACCAACTTTGTTCGTCTTAGCCCATATTAACTGCGTAAAATAATTGCTCTTACTGTTTCTTGacctgtaaataaaaataatcttacaaACTGTATACATTTCAAGCATAagataatcaaatttaatgacgcttaaacaaaataaagttatgtAGCATTCTTTAGCAttggaattataaaataataattacattatccTTAACTTTTGCATTTCGTGCTTTTTGTGTGTTTCTAATTTACAACAtggtatacatattttttcgtaaattaattaacatacatgttattatactGATAGCGAAGGAAgactaaataaacaacaactaGTATCCAGGCCATTAAATCTCCAAAAAAGAACGATGACATccttatttctaaaataattaaatagatgaGAGATTTTACGATCTATTGAAATCTATTGAAATCTATTGAAATCTATAGAAATACTgctagtatgatataaattttttccaATCCGTAGAATTAAAGATACActtgaataaaatagaaataatgtttcaaaattaaatttgaatggcGGATTGAAAAACTAAATCATTGATCTGAAATAGTTTGCATAAACTAAAATCATAACAATGTCTAAACATGTCATTTGCCAATGGTTTTGCGTAACTTTACTGTTAGGTACATTATATatcttctattaaaattatagtaaaaattacaaactgaAACtctaacatttattcatttaactaGACAATCTGCAGAACTACTTTCGGATTgtcaaaattcataatttaattactacaAGGTGTTGCTACGAGATTTATTTAGCTATTACTCTTCAAGAAGATTGTACAAGGAACAAAACTTATAGGTTTAAAAAGAACGTGTACAATTTGCATGGCGGTCTTAccacttagaagtgatctctttcTGGCAACTATGGCAAAACGTAACAAGCACAATGAGAAATTATTGGCGGAACGAGAAACAGATTCTACtgttattgcattatttatacaataacagtagtattaatcataaaatgtttttgcgTTAAACTCGACAACGGCTCGATCAATTTGGCtaattttgttcttttttgttAAGATTTTTGTTAAGATAAGTATAGAAGGCACAAGAAGAGAAAAAAACGTAGGTACGCatcgggtgaaaccggggcggacggctttaaatatattgcttaGTGTTACttaaacaatatcaaattaagtgtgtgtatctatatataaataaataatcattttatgtgtaaataagCCTAAACAGATACAAAAAAggagataataaatattttaaacacctTCAAATTTTCAGTACAAGACCGAATTAAAATGGGACCATACGTGAGCTTTCAAGTAATAAGGGAATCGTTTCAACgaatcgaaagttctgaggtaacaaatccACAAAAAGAACAGTCGCCTTGAGAACCTTCCCCTTTTGTTGAATtcggttaataataaaacatatgaatGAATCACTCATCCGGAAGCCGTTTGTTTCaatcataaacaaaaataaacattgatcAAATTCACATCAACATCGTCAAAAGCAAATAGCCGAAATATCCCGAAACCAACACAATGGAGCCTTACCACAGCAAACCGAATTTGATTCGACCTCGATCTTGAATTCTTACTTTACAACCAATTCTAGTTTTGCATCTAGATCGAATGGTATTTAAGAAATGAATCGAAATTTACGATCGAAATGCACTTATGTTCTAACCACTCCAAAATCGCTGTTTAGTTGTTAATTCAGAGTTCAGTCAAATTGAACTCGATTTAATTACTGAATTACGATCTCAATAGTATAGAGGGTAAGCTCCATGATTGATTCATGGTGTATGAattcataatttgtttgttttggaTTTAGCGCCGTAGACCACTCATcggatttatttgttttaatccaACAGCGAACCCTGGACAATTGGGGATATttcataattgaatttaacacacgctttgacataaaaaaaaatcaataaaatctcATAGAATTCAAGATACCTACAATTATTGATGTGGAGAAAGTGTGAAGATTGTGAGACTGTATTACagactaactgcgccccgcggcttcacccgcgtaagtccgtatctcgtaggaatatcgggataatttaatgcctatatgttattccagttgttcagctatctacgtaccaaatttcattgcaatcggttcagtagtttttgcgtgaaagagcaacaaacgcacacacaactttacaaacttttgcatttgcattaatataagtaggattatagTAGGACTTTTCAAATGGTCTACACGAATACGACCATCACGACTTGTTTCAGATAATATAGTCAGCTGCACAATATGTCTAAATGTCCATCTCTATGCCAAAAGTCAAATGCCCGAACAGATGACCTTTGATATTTTTTCGCAAAAACATCTGCGTGTCGGTGACGCGAATCGATAATAACTTCCACTGTCATGAAGTGCTTAACACGGCTTCAAATAATGTCGGAAGCTTCTACTTTTTTAACGAACTTAggcgtaaatattttaaaaaaggtaaCCCTCTTTTATAATAGGCATGTTACcgttatgataataatataaaaagtgtacTATAGTGTAAGTGACTTatagttacaaattatatttataagaaaaccaGTTACcttaatatatcattttcaaGAAAATTAAAGACAAATAACCGTAAAAACagattaacataaaattttgtatatccaatgatatttttatcgtataaaatataataaaacacaacgaGGCTTTACGAAATTTGAGGTAAAGACGCTGCTATAAAGGAACAAAGTGATAAGAACATAATTTCCTTatacatcataataatattcataatgaaGCAACTCCTTTTCAGAAATGCAAATGGCTGTTGTTATTTGCTCGTAAGTACTTAATCAAAGTAAAGATTATTTGAGGAATTAAGTACCTAAGCTTCACAAAGTCTTCGTTTTGGAAGTATTGAATTCCAATTTGTACTTACACGGTATAGCAAGCCACTTCAAAGATTTAATTGCGCATTTCTCAAGCTTAAGAccatattgtgttttatttaagcttGGCTGAGTAGAGCCGGTTGATTTAGAAAAAGGTTAatcaaaaaactatttatgtaactttgtaatggtaaaagaattttttatatcgtaaAGTTCTCGTTACAAACTTGTAattaagtatagataataaatattgtatacttttaaatatttcaagtgGCAGAGTGCGGATTTTCGACGTTTTTGACGCGATTGCAACTActtaaacttaaaacaaaaaacaaatgatataTTCCTCATGAGACATAATGAATggtttagatgaaatttgatacagttAGTTGAAAACCCGTGAAAGGACATTGTATATGTCAATCAAAACCGCACGGTAATGGTTACTATGagagtttttatttgaatacacgGGTAAAGCCGCGGAAGGAGTTCCAGTAGTATAAGCCAGATTACATAGTCCTAGGACCTTGTGAAAATATGTAGATAGATTTTGTTTCCCGTTTTATTATGTGAATTAGACTTACATGTTATAATATGTCACGCTGCCAGTGTAAGCCAATGATTGTATGAACCACATGTCGATAAAACTCTTCATACTTACACCTTTGCTTGTTCCCGTAATTGTTGCTATGTTCTGTCCAACTTTAGCCGTTcctaaatacaataaaacttctTAACTTTACTGGAAAACGTAAAATCCCTACTATGCGAAAGAGACTCTGCCTGTCCCTCTGTCTATTTTTTGTTCTCCACGCCTTCACTGATCcgatttagttaaaatttggaTTTAGTAaagttttatcccggaaatcctaCGGTAACGGGAACTATGCACAAAAACTAACTAAAAAACtgtgtttgttttcatttgacTACCTACGCAAACGAAGCTGTGGACGGAAAGCTAGTTGTATCATTATAGTTGCTATTATCTTAATAAGTACGGTTTATATATAGctcattttattctaaaatctTTTAGCATACAAAACCTTTAATATGCATTCACAACCTTTACTCAACTTTAACCTTTATAACTGGAGCTGGGTGAATCAACAGTcttaaagataaaaacatatttttaagaaagtttaaaaaagaagaaaattggttaaaaataactatatgcTTTGATATCGTTTCTCAAATACAAAAGCCATAGATACCTAAGCATAGATTGGGGCTATCCGAAAGGTCGAATAACTGTACTAACTGCCATTCTAAAATACAATATCCATTTGTATAATGCCTACGtagctataaaacaaattcctCTTTCATATAAATCGTTTCTCTTTGAAGACTCATAAATTACGACTGCCTTTGCAAAGCTTTTATCAAAAGAACATTTTGATTCATAAGCCCCGTCACAATTCGTCGTGTAAACCGGGTAATCTGATAGGTAGCTAACCCTATTTTCATAAACCcatcattttttattcggGGTCACTAAGACGGCATGGTTGTGTACCAACAGAATGCGTATATTTTGACGAGGGTCAGCAGATATAAAACAGGCATCAAAGGA
It encodes:
- the LOC119840576 gene encoding uncharacterized protein LOC119840576, with amino-acid sequence MLKHKLLVLLAYLNYAMCPSEYCMGYQNLLLTHNDIEEILYRINERRNFIAMGHFRYFPQAANMNKVTWSMELAYIAQRWADQCDSTIRPDKEDECRDLGTAKVGQNIATITGTSKGVSMKSFIDMWFIQSLAYTGSVTYYNMSRNSKSNYFTQLIWAKTNKVGCGRARFYINLQPVDRLVCNFSPGGNVQRRPLYIIGYPGTQCDDGMAVDLQFPGLCCITEVKKDRIRRETDDPVTFKPFWQVDQYSRQPQLKSMRYTTLPHKKTRKRRPMTPSTQKIKLATEPITIAITGNIKHPTEKYLSFDELLRLRKLNASDYNARRSNEATTAAPATETESSTSEYTANTPFLRLKHCTRKLTCTWTAASSGENEGNADIGNRGSRTPPGYVEGCTRTSTCTRDYMHRNKMDTLPTPSTEPEVDEGNDEDYCEKRSLNVRRRDSNQELVSLSTEFPLKNTLIKILDSENMENENSNLQKEDETNSEYCSCDDDYLRNKRDSDLVSSSKNGGKSERMFKREIESYNTLSYGYGLIP